A DNA window from Hordeum vulgare subsp. vulgare chromosome 1H, MorexV3_pseudomolecules_assembly, whole genome shotgun sequence contains the following coding sequences:
- the LOC123424419 gene encoding alanine aminotransferase 2, translating into MAATVAVDNLNPKVLKCEYAVRGEIVIHAQRLQEQLKTQPGSLPFDEILYCNIGNPQSLGQQPVTFFREVLALCDHPDLLQREEIKTLFSADSISRAKQILAMIPGRATGAYSHSQGIKGLRDAIASGIASRDGFPANADDIFLTDGASPGVHLMMQLLIRNEKDGILVPIPQYPLYSASIALHGGALVPYYLNESTGWGLETSDVKKQLEDARSRGINVRALVVINPGNPTGQVLAEENQYDIVKFCKNEGLVLLADEVYQENIYVDNKKFHSFKKIVRSLGYGEEDLPLVSYQSVSKGYYGECGKRGGYFEITGFSAPVREQIYKIASVNLCSNITGQILASLVMNPPKASDESYASYKAEKDGILASLARRAKALEHAFNKLEGITCNEAEGAMYVFPQICLPQKAIEAAKAANKAPDAFYALRLLESTGIVVVPGSGFGQVPGTWHFRCTILPQEDKIPAVISRFTVFHEAFMSEYRD; encoded by the exons ATGGCTGCCACCGTCGCCGTGGACAACCTGAACCCCAAG GTTTTAAAATGTGAGTATGCTGTGCGTGGAGAGATTGTCATCCATGCTCAG CGCTTGCAGGAACAGCTAAAGACTCAACCAGGGTCTCTACCTTTTGATGAG ATCCTCTATTGTAACATTGGGAACCCACAATCTCTTGGTCAGCAACCAGTTACATTCTTCAGGGAG GTTCTTGCCCTTTGTGATCATCCAGACCTGTTGCAAAGAGAGGAAATCAAAACATTGTTCAG TGCTGATTCTATTTCTCGAGCAAAGCAGATTCTTGCCATGATACCTGGAAGAGCAACAGGAGCATACAGCCATAGCCAG GGTATTAAAGGACTTCGTGATGCAATTGCTTCTGGGATCGCTTCACGAGATGGATTCCCTGCTAATGCTGATGACATTTTTCTCACAGATGGAGCAAGTCCTGGG GTGCACCTGATGATGCAATTACTGATAAGGAATGAGAAAGATGGCATTCTTGTCCCGATTCCTCAGTACCCCTTGTACTCGGCTTCCATAGCTCTTCATGGCGGAGCTCTT GTCCCATACTATCTCAATGAATCGACGGGCTGGGGTTTGGAAACCTCTGATGTTAAGAAGCAACTTGAAGATGCTCGGTCAAGAGGCATCAACGTTAGGGCTTTGGTGGTTATCAATCCAGGAAATCCAACTGGACAG GTACTTGCTGAAGAAAACCAATATGACATAGTGAAGTTCTGCAAAAATGAGGGTCTTGTTCTTCTAGCTGATGAG GTATACCAAGAGAACATCTATGTTGACAACAAGAAATTCCACTCTTTCAAGAAGATAGTGAGATCCTTGGGATACGGCGAGGAGGATCTCCCTCTAGTATCATATCAATCTGTTTCTAAGG GATATTATGGTGAGTGTGGTAAAAGAGGTGGTTACTTTGAGATTACTGGCTTCAGTGCTCCAGTAAGAGAGCAGATCTACAAAATAGCATCAGTGAACCTATGCTCCAATATCACTGGCCAGATCCTTGCTAGTCTTGTCATGAACCCACCAAAG GCTAGTGATGAATCATACGCTTCATACAAGGCAGAAAAAGATGGAATCCTCGCATCTTTAGCTCGTCGTGCGAAG GCATTGGAGCATGCATTCAATAAACTTGAGGGAATTACTTGCAACGAGGCTGAAGGAGCAATGTACGTGTTCCCTCAAATCTGTCTGCCACAGAAGGCAATTGAGGCTGCTAAAGCTGCTAACAAAGCACCTGATGCATTCTATGCTCTTCGTCTCCTCGAGTCGACTGGAATCGTCGTTGTCCCTGGATCAGGATTTGGCCAG GTTCCTGGCACATGGCACTTCAGGTGCACGATCCTTCCGCAGGAGGATAAGATCCCGGCAGTCATCTCCCGCTTCACGGTGTTCCATGAGGCGTTCATGTCAGAGTATCGTGACTAA